The nucleotide window TCCTCGGCAACGAGACCTTCCGCCAGACCGTCCAGAACTCCTTCGTGTTCACGGGCATCGCCCTCACGCTCAAGATAGTTCTGGGCGTCTGGCTCGCAATGCTCCTGGCTCGCAACCTCAGTTTCAAGCGCGTGATCCGCGGCATCGTGCTGCTGCCGTTCGTCATCCCCACGGCGCTCTCGACGCTGGCGTGGCTGTGGATGTTCGACTCGCTCTACAGCGTCGTCAACTGGACCGCCATCCGGCTGCACCTGATCAGCGCGCCGGGGCCCAACTGGCTCGGGCAGTCGGCGTACGCCATGGCGGCCGTCATCACCGTCAATGTCTGGCGAGGTCTGCCCTTCTTCGCGATCGTCGTGCTGGCGGGCCTGATGACCGTGCCCCGCGAGTACCTCGAAGCCGCCGAGGTGGATGGCGCAAGCTCGTGGGGGCGCTTCTGGCATGTGACGCTGCCCCTGATCAGGCCCGTGCTCGCCGTCGTCATCCTCTTCTCGACGATCTTCACCTTCGCGGACTTCAATATCGTCCAGGTGCTGACGCGCGGCGGTCCGATCAACACGACCCACCTCTTCGCCACCCTCGCGTACCAGGTGGGCCTCCAGGGCGGGAACCTCGGCCAGGGCGCGGCGATCTCTCTCTTCATCTTCCCGCTGCTGGCGCTGGTTGTGTTCTTCCAGCTTCGCTACGTCCGCGAGGAATAGCCATGGCCCTGGCCGGGAGCCGCGGCGCTCGCATCCGCTCGAATATCTTCGCGTACGCCAACCTGGCGCCGTACATCTTCTTCGTGCTGTTCCCCTTCTACTTCATGGTG belongs to Candidatus Methylomirabilota bacterium and includes:
- a CDS encoding sugar ABC transporter permease, whose product is MAVGPRVLEAAGLREPGRRTRLREWWEQEHIFGYGLIVPAIVLLVTLVGFPFGMAIWFSLSDYWVGSPGGFVGLTNYRDILGNETFRQTVQNSFVFTGIALTLKIVLGVWLAMLLARNLSFKRVIRGIVLLPFVIPTALSTLAWLWMFDSLYSVVNWTAIRLHLISAPGPNWLGQSAYAMAAVITVNVWRGLPFFAIVVLAGLMTVPREYLEAAEVDGASSWGRFWHVTLPLIRPVLAVVILFSTIFTFADFNIVQVLTRGGPINTTHLFATLAYQVGLQGGNLGQGAAISLFIFPLLALVVFFQLRYVREE